One Tessaracoccus lacteus DNA window includes the following coding sequences:
- a CDS encoding leucyl aminopeptidase: MTRINPTLTLSKSLPKSVDVVVVGLASVNTADTAAVGVTADLDRAYQKAFGHTVHEMALALGAKSEADAVTRLPARDGLRVLVVGLGDADVTPDRLRSATGVALRAAAGLADAADLQVAVSLEVSDPELIQAAAEGSLLGAYRFARLTADAPAAAVASVVLVTPVVDAVQKAAAEEARVIAEAVCQARDWQNTPANLLYPESFAEAARAYVKDAKIAVEILDEKALDKHGYGGILAVGGGSARAPRLARFSYAPRGATAHLALVGKGITFDSGGLDIKPAGGMAGMKFDMSGAASVVAAIRAIADLGLKVQVTAYAALAENMPSGSAYRSSDVLTMFDGQTVENYNTDAEGRLVMADAIGRAAQDKPELIVDIATLTGACMVGLGLRTAGLITNGEETSDVLLDAAETAGEDFWELPLNDYVRGQLTSTVADMRSGASQRWGGALVAGAFLERFVPEGTAWAHLDIAGPAENPDEAFGYTPKGGTGMGVRTLISLASRLADQRG; encoded by the coding sequence GTGACTCGAATCAACCCGACCCTGACTCTCAGCAAGTCTCTTCCGAAGTCCGTCGACGTGGTCGTCGTCGGCCTGGCGAGCGTCAACACGGCGGACACGGCCGCCGTCGGCGTGACCGCGGACCTCGACAGGGCGTACCAGAAGGCCTTCGGCCACACGGTCCACGAGATGGCCCTCGCCCTGGGCGCGAAGTCCGAGGCCGACGCCGTCACCCGGCTGCCGGCCCGCGACGGGCTCCGGGTCCTGGTGGTCGGGCTCGGCGACGCGGACGTGACGCCCGACCGGCTCCGCAGCGCCACCGGCGTCGCGCTGCGCGCGGCCGCCGGCCTGGCCGACGCGGCCGACCTGCAGGTCGCGGTGTCGCTGGAGGTCTCCGATCCCGAGCTGATCCAGGCTGCGGCCGAGGGCTCCCTACTCGGCGCCTACCGGTTCGCCCGCCTCACCGCCGACGCCCCCGCCGCCGCGGTCGCCTCGGTCGTGCTGGTCACCCCCGTCGTCGACGCCGTCCAGAAGGCCGCCGCCGAGGAGGCCCGCGTGATCGCCGAGGCCGTCTGCCAGGCGCGCGACTGGCAGAACACCCCGGCGAACCTGCTCTACCCCGAGTCCTTCGCCGAGGCCGCCAGGGCCTACGTCAAGGACGCGAAGATCGCCGTCGAGATCCTGGACGAGAAGGCCCTGGACAAGCACGGCTACGGCGGCATCCTCGCGGTCGGCGGCGGCTCGGCCCGCGCGCCGCGGCTCGCCCGCTTCTCCTACGCTCCCCGAGGCGCCACCGCGCACCTCGCGCTGGTGGGTAAGGGCATCACGTTCGACTCGGGCGGCCTCGACATCAAGCCCGCGGGCGGCATGGCCGGCATGAAGTTCGACATGTCGGGGGCGGCCTCGGTCGTCGCGGCCATCCGCGCGATCGCCGACCTCGGCCTCAAGGTCCAGGTCACCGCCTACGCTGCGCTGGCAGAGAACATGCCGTCGGGCAGCGCCTACCGTTCGAGCGACGTGCTCACCATGTTTGACGGCCAGACGGTCGAGAACTACAACACCGACGCCGAGGGCCGCCTCGTGATGGCCGACGCCATCGGCCGGGCCGCGCAGGACAAGCCGGAACTGATCGTCGACATCGCGACGCTGACGGGGGCCTGCATGGTCGGGCTCGGGCTGCGCACGGCAGGCCTGATCACCAACGGCGAGGAGACCTCCGACGTGCTGCTGGACGCTGCGGAGACCGCCGGTGAGGATTTCTGGGAGCTCCCGCTCAACGACTACGTCCGCGGCCAGCTCACCTCCACCGTCGCCGACATGCGCTCGGGCGCAAGCCAGCGATGGGGCGGCGCGCTCGTGGCCGGCGCGTTCCTCGAGAGGTTCGTCCCCGAGGGCACCGCATGGGCCCACCTCGACATCGCGGGCCCGGCCGAGAACCCCGACGAGGCGTTCGGCTACACGCCGAAGGGCGGCACAGGGATGGGTGTCCGCACGCTCATCTCGCTGGCCTCCAGGCTGGCCGATCAGCGCGGCTGA
- the sucB gene encoding 2-oxoglutarate dehydrogenase, E2 component, dihydrolipoamide succinyltransferase produces MSTEVTLPALGESVTEGTISRWLKAVGDTVEADEPLLEVSTDKVDTEIPSPVAGTLLEIRFEEDDVAEVGAVLAVIGDAGAAAPAAETPEPEAAPEPAAEPTAEEPVQIATQAASPAASSPAEGTEVTLPALGESVTEGTISRWLKAVGDTVEADEPLLEVSTDKVDTEIPSPVAGTLLEIRFEEDDVAEVGAVLAVIGDAAAAPVTEAPAAAPAAPSAPSAPSAPSAESTPSAESAPSAPTPAAAPVKEHSPAVQEAAARRASESDGTYVTPLVRKLAKEHGVDLADVKGTGVGGRIRKQDVLEAAEAAKQPAPAAPAAAAPAATAPAATAPAAKAAPAPSPVRGTTEKLSRMRKVIASRMVESLQVAAQLTATVEVDVTAISHIRGQVKDDFKKREGVSLSYLPFITMAAVEALKQFPVINAQIDTEAGTVTYPDGEHISIAVDTDKGLMVPVIANAGELNLTGLAKKIADVAARTRASKVEPHELSGGTFTITNYGSAGTLFDTPIINQPQSAILGTGALVKRPVVVEDRFGNESIAVRHMMYLSISYDHRLIDGAVAARFLSAVKARLEEGDFGGELGL; encoded by the coding sequence ATGTCAACCGAAGTCACTCTTCCGGCGCTCGGCGAGTCCGTCACGGAAGGCACCATCTCCCGCTGGCTCAAGGCCGTCGGCGACACCGTTGAGGCGGACGAGCCGCTGCTCGAGGTGTCGACGGACAAGGTCGACACCGAGATCCCCTCCCCCGTCGCAGGCACCCTGCTCGAGATCCGCTTCGAGGAGGACGATGTCGCCGAGGTCGGCGCCGTCCTCGCCGTGATCGGCGACGCGGGTGCTGCCGCCCCCGCCGCCGAGACCCCCGAGCCCGAGGCGGCCCCGGAGCCGGCCGCCGAGCCGACGGCCGAGGAGCCCGTCCAGATCGCCACGCAGGCGGCCTCTCCGGCAGCCTCCAGCCCCGCCGAGGGGACCGAGGTGACCCTGCCCGCGCTCGGCGAGTCGGTCACGGAAGGCACCATCTCCCGCTGGCTCAAGGCCGTCGGCGACACCGTCGAGGCGGACGAGCCGCTGCTCGAGGTGTCGACGGACAAGGTCGACACCGAGATCCCCTCCCCCGTCGCAGGCACCCTGCTCGAGATCCGCTTCGAGGAGGACGATGTCGCCGAGGTCGGCGCCGTCCTCGCCGTGATCGGTGACGCCGCGGCCGCTCCCGTCACGGAGGCCCCCGCGGCCGCACCGGCCGCCCCCTCGGCGCCGTCGGCCCCGTCCGCTCCGTCCGCCGAGTCGACACCCTCTGCCGAGTCGGCCCCCTCCGCCCCGACCCCCGCGGCCGCCCCCGTCAAGGAGCACTCGCCCGCGGTCCAGGAGGCCGCGGCCCGCCGCGCCTCCGAGTCGGACGGCACGTACGTCACCCCGCTCGTGCGCAAGCTCGCCAAGGAGCACGGCGTCGACCTGGCCGATGTCAAGGGCACGGGCGTCGGCGGCCGCATCCGCAAGCAGGACGTCCTCGAGGCCGCCGAGGCCGCCAAGCAGCCCGCGCCGGCCGCCCCGGCTGCGGCGGCGCCGGCCGCCACCGCCCCGGCCGCCACCGCCCCGGCCGCCAAGGCCGCCCCGGCCCCGTCGCCGGTGCGTGGCACCACGGAGAAGCTCAGCCGCATGCGCAAGGTCATCGCCTCGCGCATGGTGGAGTCGCTGCAGGTCGCGGCCCAGCTGACGGCGACCGTCGAGGTCGACGTCACGGCGATCAGCCACATCCGCGGCCAGGTGAAGGACGACTTCAAGAAGCGCGAGGGCGTCAGCCTCTCCTACCTGCCGTTCATCACCATGGCGGCCGTCGAGGCCCTGAAGCAGTTCCCGGTGATCAACGCGCAGATCGACACCGAGGCCGGCACCGTCACCTACCCCGACGGCGAGCACATCAGCATCGCCGTCGACACGGACAAGGGCCTGATGGTCCCGGTCATCGCGAACGCGGGCGAGCTGAACCTCACCGGGCTGGCGAAGAAGATCGCCGACGTCGCCGCGCGCACGCGGGCGAGCAAGGTCGAGCCGCACGAGCTGTCCGGTGGCACGTTCACCATCACGAACTACGGCTCGGCCGGCACGCTGTTCGACACGCCGATCATCAACCAGCCGCAGTCGGCGATCCTCGGCACCGGCGCGCTCGTGAAGCGCCCCGTCGTCGTGGAGGACCGCTTCGGCAACGAGTCCATCGCCGTGCGTCACATGATGTACCTGTCGATCAGCTACGACCACCGCCTCATCGACGGCGCGGTCGCCGCCCGCTTCCTCAGCGCCGTGAAGGCGCGCCTCGAGGAGGGCGACTTCGGCGGTGAGCTCGGCCTCTGA
- a CDS encoding aldehyde dehydrogenase family protein, producing MTVYAKPGTDGSVMAYESRYENWIGGEWVPPVRGQYFENPSPVDGKTFCEVARSTAEDIELALDAAHAAAPAWGKTPPADRALALLRIADRMEEHLEKIAFSDVLAADDGFLDRALEGFTMFAFNQGEVCTCPSRALIQENIYDDFMAKAIDRVSRIRQGNPLDTDTQMGAQASNDQFEKITSYLRIGKEEGATVLIGGEPADLGGDLSTGFYIQPTVFEGRNRMRIFQEEIFGPVLAVTTFSDYADAISIANDTLYGLGAGVWSRDGATAYRAGREIQAGRVWTNTYHDYPAHAAFGGYKQSGIGRETHLMVLEHYQQTKNLLVGYAQSAKGFF from the coding sequence CTGACCGTCTACGCGAAGCCCGGCACCGACGGGTCCGTCATGGCCTACGAGTCCCGCTACGAGAACTGGATCGGGGGTGAGTGGGTGCCGCCGGTCAGGGGGCAGTACTTCGAGAACCCGTCTCCGGTCGACGGGAAGACGTTCTGCGAGGTGGCGCGCTCCACCGCCGAGGACATCGAGCTCGCGCTCGACGCCGCGCACGCCGCGGCCCCCGCCTGGGGGAAGACCCCGCCCGCCGATCGTGCCCTGGCGCTGCTGCGGATCGCCGACCGCATGGAGGAGCACCTCGAGAAGATCGCCTTCTCCGACGTGCTCGCCGCCGACGACGGGTTCCTCGACCGCGCCCTCGAGGGTTTCACGATGTTCGCCTTCAACCAGGGCGAGGTCTGCACCTGCCCCAGCCGCGCGCTCATCCAGGAGAACATCTACGACGACTTCATGGCGAAGGCCATCGACCGCGTGAGCCGCATCCGGCAGGGTAACCCGCTCGACACCGACACGCAGATGGGAGCCCAGGCCTCCAATGACCAGTTCGAGAAGATCACCTCCTACCTCAGGATCGGCAAGGAGGAGGGTGCCACGGTGCTGATCGGCGGCGAGCCGGCCGACCTCGGCGGCGACCTGTCGACCGGCTTCTACATCCAGCCCACGGTCTTCGAGGGCCGCAACCGGATGCGCATCTTCCAGGAGGAGATCTTCGGACCGGTGCTGGCGGTGACGACCTTCTCGGACTACGCGGACGCCATCTCGATCGCCAACGACACCCTCTACGGGCTCGGGGCGGGCGTGTGGAGCCGCGACGGCGCCACGGCCTACCGGGCGGGGCGCGAGATCCAGGCCGGGCGCGTGTGGACCAACACGTACCACGACTACCCGGCACACGCGGCCTTCGGCGGCTACAAGCAGTCCGGCATCGGCCGCGAGACGCACCTCATGGTGCTCGAGCACTACCAGCAGACCAAGAACCTGCTGGTCGGCTATGCCCAGAGCGCCAAGGGCTTCTTCTGA
- a CDS encoding DUF3043 domain-containing protein, producing MALFRPYERKESSDTGDQISALTPKGRQAEEKARKTAAAPAATVVTEAEAPEKIRVPRKKDAPTPTRKQAQAARMDRLHPQLTPKEQKKADRIARQQAQADNWEKIETSPERVLLRNYVDSRWTAAEFMMPAMILVMAAVMATMSNAVLSSWIALTLWVLLLITIINVGFMWRGFKKLLAERIPGASTKGLLVYMFNRSLMLRRFRQPSPVIKRGEAF from the coding sequence GTGGCCCTGTTCCGCCCCTATGAGCGCAAGGAGTCGTCCGACACGGGCGACCAGATCTCCGCCCTGACCCCGAAGGGTCGCCAGGCCGAGGAGAAGGCGCGCAAGACCGCCGCCGCACCGGCAGCCACGGTCGTCACCGAGGCGGAGGCGCCGGAGAAGATCCGCGTCCCCCGCAAGAAGGACGCCCCCACGCCCACCCGCAAGCAGGCCCAGGCCGCGCGGATGGACCGGCTGCACCCCCAGCTGACGCCCAAGGAGCAGAAGAAGGCCGACCGGATCGCGCGCCAGCAGGCCCAGGCCGACAACTGGGAGAAGATCGAGACCTCCCCCGAGCGGGTGCTGCTGCGCAACTATGTCGACTCCCGATGGACCGCTGCCGAGTTCATGATGCCCGCGATGATCCTGGTGATGGCCGCGGTCATGGCGACGATGAGCAACGCGGTACTGTCCAGCTGGATCGCGCTGACGCTGTGGGTGCTGCTGCTGATCACGATCATCAACGTCGGCTTCATGTGGCGGGGCTTCAAGAAGCTGCTTGCCGAGCGGATCCCCGGCGCCTCCACCAAGGGTCTGCTGGTCTACATGTTCAACCGCTCGCTGATGCTGCGCCGCTTCCGCCAGCCGTCGCCGGTCATCAAGCGCGGCGAGGCCTTCTGA
- a CDS encoding lipoyl synthase, whose product MTAVQPDGRRLLRVEARNAETPIERKPGWIKTTAKMGPNYRDLQQIVTTGDLHTVCQEAGCPNIYECWEDRESTFLIGGDKCTRRCDFCQIESAKPDGYDPAEPLRVAASVKKMGLRYATVTGVCRDDLPDEGAWLYAETIRQIHAVNPSVGVEMLAPDFTGRPELLDQLFDARPEVFAHNVETVPRIFKRIRPGFRYERSLEVLRMSRDAGLVTKSNLILGMGETMDEVSEALRDLFDAGTELITITQYLRPNATLHPIDRWVTPDEFEALAQEARGIGYSGVLSGPLVRSSYRAGRLYRTAMDARRKTTMETVNG is encoded by the coding sequence GTGACCGCAGTGCAGCCCGACGGACGACGACTGTTGAGGGTCGAGGCGAGGAATGCCGAGACGCCCATCGAACGCAAGCCCGGATGGATCAAGACGACCGCGAAGATGGGCCCGAACTACCGGGACCTGCAGCAGATCGTGACCACCGGCGACCTCCACACCGTGTGTCAGGAGGCCGGCTGCCCCAACATCTACGAGTGCTGGGAGGACCGCGAGTCCACCTTCCTCATCGGCGGCGACAAGTGCACCCGCCGCTGCGACTTCTGCCAGATCGAGTCAGCGAAGCCCGACGGCTACGATCCGGCCGAGCCGCTGCGGGTCGCCGCCTCCGTGAAGAAGATGGGGCTGCGCTACGCCACCGTCACGGGTGTCTGCCGCGACGACCTGCCCGACGAGGGGGCCTGGCTGTACGCCGAGACCATCCGACAGATCCACGCCGTCAACCCCAGCGTCGGCGTCGAGATGCTGGCCCCGGACTTCACCGGCAGGCCCGAACTCCTCGACCAGCTCTTCGACGCGCGCCCCGAGGTGTTCGCGCACAACGTCGAGACCGTGCCGCGGATCTTCAAGAGGATCCGCCCCGGATTCCGCTACGAGCGGTCGCTCGAGGTGCTGCGCATGTCCCGCGACGCGGGGCTGGTCACCAAGTCCAACCTGATCCTGGGCATGGGCGAGACCATGGACGAGGTCTCGGAGGCGCTGCGCGACCTGTTCGACGCAGGCACGGAGCTCATCACCATCACGCAGTACCTGCGCCCGAACGCCACACTGCACCCCATCGACAGGTGGGTCACCCCCGACGAGTTCGAGGCCCTTGCGCAGGAGGCGCGCGGCATCGGATATTCTGGCGTGCTGTCCGGGCCGCTCGTGAGGTCCTCCTACCGTGCCGGCCGGCTGTACCGCACAGCCATGGACGCCCGCAGGAAGACCACGATGGAGACAGTGAATGGCTAA
- a CDS encoding PspA/IM30 family protein — protein sequence MASIFERIALVFKSKANKALDKYEDPRETLDYSYQKQLELLQNVRRGVADVATSRKRVELQASKMNSEVERLTTAAQRALESNREDLAREALTRKAGLQEQLNDLQTQHAALQAEEEKLVRASSRLQAKVDAFRTRKETIKATYSAAEAQTRINEAFTGISEEMGDVGLAIQRAEDKTQELQARASAVDELLASGALEDPTGLAKDDISRELDALAANSSVESELAAMKAQLTGGSPAARPELQAGAETTQEEPQS from the coding sequence GTGGCCAGCATTTTTGAACGTATCGCACTGGTCTTCAAGTCGAAGGCCAACAAGGCCCTCGACAAGTACGAGGACCCCCGCGAGACGCTCGACTACTCGTACCAGAAGCAGCTTGAGCTGCTGCAGAACGTGCGTCGCGGCGTCGCCGACGTTGCCACCAGCCGCAAGCGCGTCGAGCTGCAGGCCTCCAAGATGAACTCGGAGGTCGAGCGCCTGACCACCGCCGCCCAGCGTGCCCTCGAGTCCAACCGCGAGGACCTCGCCCGCGAGGCGCTGACCCGCAAGGCGGGGCTGCAGGAGCAGCTGAACGACCTGCAGACGCAGCATGCCGCGCTGCAGGCCGAGGAGGAGAAGCTGGTGCGGGCCAGCTCGCGCCTGCAGGCGAAGGTCGACGCCTTCCGCACGCGGAAGGAGACCATCAAGGCGACCTACTCCGCGGCCGAGGCGCAGACCAGGATCAACGAGGCGTTCACCGGCATCTCCGAGGAGATGGGCGACGTCGGCCTCGCGATCCAGCGCGCCGAGGACAAGACGCAGGAGCTGCAGGCCCGCGCGTCCGCCGTCGACGAGCTGCTGGCCTCCGGTGCCCTCGAGGACCCGACGGGCCTGGCCAAGGACGACATCTCCCGCGAGCTCGACGCGCTGGCCGCCAACTCGTCGGTCGAGAGCGAGCTGGCGGCGATGAAGGCCCAGCTCACCGGCGGTTCCCCCGCCGCGCGCCCCGAGCTGCAGGCCGGTGCCGAGACCACGCAGGAGGAGCCGCAGTCATGA
- a CDS encoding DUF4191 domain-containing protein: MAKSERAKALEAKQKAEARAEKLRKKNSTNPDDWGRVRQIVETYKMTAQYDPQLHFWTIAGLLIPFIALLVLGFVLGSPVMWGITGLLLGFLAAMLLFSWRARRGVYARFEGQPGSAQVALQMLPKKWLTKPAIAASGTQERPQLVHRALGPGGLILVGEGDAGKLKPLLEKERKKHEQVAYGVDVTVLTMGNAAGQVPLDQLSKHIKKLPKQLTDAKIQEVNQRLKALDARPNIPIPKGYINPKGARSAMRGR; the protein is encoded by the coding sequence ATGGCTAAGAGCGAACGCGCCAAGGCTCTGGAGGCGAAGCAGAAGGCCGAGGCCAGGGCCGAGAAGCTGCGCAAGAAGAACTCCACGAACCCCGACGACTGGGGCCGCGTGCGCCAGATCGTCGAGACGTACAAGATGACGGCGCAGTACGACCCGCAGCTGCACTTCTGGACCATCGCCGGCCTGCTGATCCCGTTCATCGCCTTGCTCGTCCTGGGCTTCGTGCTCGGCTCCCCCGTCATGTGGGGCATCACCGGCCTGCTGCTCGGCTTCCTGGCGGCCATGCTGCTGTTCTCGTGGCGCGCGCGCCGCGGCGTCTACGCCCGCTTCGAGGGCCAGCCCGGCTCGGCCCAGGTCGCGCTGCAGATGCTGCCGAAGAAGTGGCTCACCAAGCCCGCGATCGCCGCGTCCGGTACGCAGGAGCGCCCCCAGCTCGTGCACCGCGCGCTCGGCCCCGGCGGCCTGATCCTCGTCGGCGAGGGCGACGCCGGCAAGCTGAAGCCGCTGCTCGAGAAGGAGCGGAAGAAGCACGAACAGGTCGCCTACGGCGTGGACGTCACGGTCCTCACGATGGGCAACGCCGCCGGCCAGGTACCGCTCGACCAGCTCTCCAAGCACATCAAGAAGCTCCCGAAGCAGCTGACCGACGCGAAGATCCAGGAGGTCAACCAGCGCCTCAAGGCCCTGGATGCCCGCCCCAACATCCCCATCCCCAAGGGCTACATCAACCCGAAGGGCGCGCGCTCCGCGATGCGCGGCCGCTGA
- a CDS encoding ABC-F family ATP-binding cassette domain-containing protein — translation MANLVNLESVTHGFGTRILLDDVSLGLGAGDVIGVVGRNGDGKTTLLRILTGDLVPDDGRVTVANNASIGVLTQATTGDDAHTVRDWIVGGEPDHVWAAQADKRGVVEALLTDIDLDRELGTLSGGERRRVGLVAVLLGHHDLIVLDEPTNHLDVEAISFLAGYLRERTRAGLAMLVVSHDRWFLDEVCTRIWEVHDGVVDSYDGGYAAFVLARVERQRIAATTEARRKNLARKELAWLRRGAPARTSKPKFRIDAANELIADEPDPRDKLELQQFSVTRLGKDVFDLINVDYAVGGRSLLEHLTWSIGPGDRIGLVGVNGAGKTTLLDLLADRREPDRGKIKRGQTLRLGYLSQTVGELDDSDRVLQSVSRLKEQTKLATGREASASNLLEEFGFTGDKLVARIGDLSGGERRRLQFLRLLLSEPNVLILDEPTNDLDIDTLTVIEDYLDRWPGTLIVVSHDRYFLERITDVTYALMGDGSCVMLPGGVEEYLDRRHRAQAVASAPTSAAPEAPTRSDAAMERQRKKDLTRIEGQLDKVAKEIEKLHASMADAASDFEKLASLDEKLRAAQARQGELEEAWLEAAE, via the coding sequence GTGGCCAACCTCGTCAACCTCGAATCGGTCACGCACGGATTCGGGACCCGCATCCTGCTCGATGACGTGTCGCTGGGCCTCGGCGCCGGCGACGTCATCGGCGTGGTCGGCCGCAACGGCGATGGCAAGACCACGCTGCTCAGGATCCTCACCGGCGACCTCGTGCCCGACGACGGCCGCGTCACCGTCGCGAACAACGCCTCGATCGGCGTCCTGACGCAGGCCACCACCGGCGACGACGCGCACACCGTGCGCGACTGGATCGTCGGCGGCGAACCCGACCACGTGTGGGCGGCCCAGGCAGACAAGCGCGGCGTCGTCGAGGCGCTGCTGACCGACATCGACCTCGACCGCGAGCTGGGCACGCTGTCGGGCGGGGAGCGCCGCCGCGTCGGCCTGGTCGCCGTGCTGCTCGGACACCACGACCTCATCGTGCTCGACGAGCCCACGAACCACCTGGACGTCGAGGCCATCTCCTTCCTCGCCGGCTACCTGCGCGAGCGCACCCGCGCCGGGCTCGCGATGCTGGTCGTCAGCCACGACCGCTGGTTCCTCGACGAGGTCTGCACCCGCATCTGGGAGGTGCACGACGGCGTCGTCGACTCCTACGACGGCGGCTACGCGGCCTTCGTGCTGGCCCGCGTCGAGCGGCAGCGCATCGCCGCCACCACCGAGGCCCGCCGGAAGAACCTGGCCCGCAAGGAGCTGGCCTGGCTGCGCCGCGGCGCCCCCGCCCGCACCTCGAAGCCCAAGTTCCGCATCGACGCCGCGAACGAGCTGATCGCCGACGAGCCGGACCCCCGCGACAAGCTGGAACTGCAGCAGTTCTCCGTCACCCGGCTCGGCAAGGACGTCTTCGACCTGATCAACGTCGACTACGCCGTCGGCGGCCGGTCGCTGCTCGAGCACCTGACGTGGTCCATCGGCCCCGGCGACCGCATCGGGCTGGTCGGCGTCAACGGCGCCGGCAAGACCACGCTGCTCGACCTGCTCGCGGACCGGCGCGAACCGGACCGCGGCAAGATCAAGCGCGGCCAGACGCTGCGGCTGGGCTACCTCTCGCAGACGGTCGGCGAGCTGGACGACTCCGACCGCGTGCTCCAGTCCGTGTCGCGGCTGAAGGAGCAGACGAAGCTGGCGACCGGGCGCGAGGCGAGCGCCTCCAACCTGCTCGAGGAGTTCGGCTTCACCGGCGACAAGCTCGTGGCCCGCATCGGCGACCTGTCGGGCGGCGAGCGCCGCAGGCTGCAGTTCCTCAGGCTGCTGCTCAGCGAGCCGAACGTGCTGATCCTCGACGAGCCGACCAACGACCTCGACATCGACACGCTCACCGTGATCGAGGACTACCTCGACCGGTGGCCCGGCACGCTCATCGTCGTCAGCCACGACCGCTACTTCCTGGAGCGCATCACGGACGTGACCTACGCGCTGATGGGCGACGGGTCGTGCGTCATGCTGCCCGGCGGGGTCGAGGAGTACCTCGACCGCCGGCACCGCGCCCAGGCCGTCGCCTCGGCCCCCACCTCCGCGGCCCCTGAGGCGCCGACCAGGTCGGACGCCGCGATGGAACGCCAGCGGAAGAAGGACCTCACGCGCATCGAGGGCCAGCTGGACAAGGTGGCCAAGGAGATCGAGAAGCTGCACGCCTCGATGGCGGACGCAGCGAGCGACTTCGAGAAGCTGGCTTCCCTGGACGAGAAGCTGCGCGCCGCGCAGGCACGCCAGGGCGAGCTGGAGGAGGCCTGGCTCGAGGCCGCGGAGTAG
- the pspAA gene encoding PspA-associated protein PspAA has product MIVRIMGQGQWVMEPEHLLELNELDRALEERVEAGDEAGMVEALEALTAGVRRLGVEVPDDVIVESDLVLPDIDVSLADVRELLASTTQYYGLIPDADEDTPDL; this is encoded by the coding sequence ATGATCGTGCGCATCATGGGTCAGGGGCAGTGGGTCATGGAGCCCGAGCACCTGCTGGAGCTGAACGAGCTCGACCGCGCCCTCGAGGAGCGGGTGGAGGCCGGTGACGAGGCCGGCATGGTCGAGGCGCTCGAGGCGCTGACGGCGGGGGTGCGCCGGCTCGGCGTCGAGGTGCCCGACGACGTGATCGTCGAGTCCGACCTCGTGCTGCCCGACATCGATGTCTCCCTGGCCGACGTCCGCGAGCTGCTGGCGTCCACCACCCAGTACTACGGGCTGATCCCCGACGCTGACGAGGACACGCCCGACCTGTGA
- a CDS encoding DUF779 domain-containing protein — MTTLPDRVVATDVAVDLLARLTATNGGLMIHQSGGCCDGSAPMCYPVGEFRIGQRDVLVGEIALPEPHPTVRVWINGDQFELWKHTQLILDVVKGRGAGFSLEAPEGVRFLSRARAFTDDENRLLADSPPLTGATAAP; from the coding sequence ATGACCACGCTTCCGGACCGCGTGGTAGCCACCGACGTGGCCGTCGACCTGCTCGCCAGGCTGACGGCAACCAACGGTGGGCTCATGATCCATCAGTCGGGTGGGTGCTGCGACGGGTCGGCGCCGATGTGCTACCCGGTGGGGGAATTCCGCATCGGGCAGCGTGACGTTCTCGTGGGGGAGATCGCCCTGCCGGAACCCCACCCCACCGTGCGCGTGTGGATCAACGGCGACCAGTTCGAGCTATGGAAGCACACCCAGCTGATTCTCGACGTCGTCAAGGGCCGCGGGGCTGGCTTCAGCCTCGAGGCCCCCGAGGGTGTGAGGTTCCTGTCACGCGCCAGGGCCTTCACAGACGACGAGAACCGGCTGCTGGCGGACTCGCCCCCGCTGACGGGGGCGACCGCCGCCCCCTGA
- the lipB gene encoding lipoyl(octanoyl) transferase LipB, producing MLTFEYRGLDVPRLLSDYREAWDYQRLVHAGVADGSRPGHVVLLEHSPVYTAGRRTKPSDYPVDGTPVVAVDRGGEITYHGPGQLVGYPIVRLADGLGVVDYVRTLESAIIDLLAGYGLATGRVAGRTGVWLPATDERPERKICAIGVRVARRTTMHGFALNVQSSAERFGNIVPCGISDAGVTSIVEELPGEWDVARVAHDLEPILREELDRISWVE from the coding sequence ATGCTGACCTTTGAATACCGAGGGCTTGACGTCCCACGCCTCCTGAGTGACTACCGGGAGGCGTGGGACTATCAGCGTCTCGTCCACGCGGGGGTCGCCGACGGCTCCCGTCCCGGCCACGTCGTACTGCTGGAGCACAGCCCCGTCTACACCGCGGGGCGCCGCACGAAACCGAGCGACTACCCCGTCGACGGGACACCTGTCGTCGCGGTGGACCGCGGCGGCGAGATCACCTACCACGGCCCCGGACAGCTAGTCGGCTACCCGATCGTGCGCCTGGCCGACGGGCTGGGCGTCGTCGACTACGTCCGCACGCTCGAGTCGGCCATCATCGACCTGCTCGCCGGCTACGGGCTGGCCACCGGCCGCGTCGCGGGCCGCACGGGGGTGTGGCTGCCGGCCACCGACGAGCGGCCCGAGCGCAAGATCTGCGCCATCGGGGTCCGCGTCGCCCGCCGCACCACCATGCACGGCTTCGCGCTGAACGTGCAGTCCTCGGCCGAACGCTTCGGCAACATCGTCCCATGCGGCATCTCCGACGCCGGCGTGACCTCCATCGTCGAGGAGTTGCCCGGCGAGTGGGACGTGGCGCGCGTCGCCCACGACCTCGAGCCCATCCTGCGCGAAGAGCTCGACCGCATCAGTTGGGTAGAGTAA